One Robbsia sp. KACC 23696 DNA segment encodes these proteins:
- a CDS encoding aldehyde dehydrogenase family protein: protein MSAVLKSKPSQRLFEGAYTLSIAGEQRAATSTFDVMNPATGAVLAQAPAATPAQLEEAIAAAKKAYKTWSALRYEERQRYLNAYADALEAHRDELARLLTQEQGKPLTTMAEPEVDQSISWIRQIAARRIPVEIVEETDQHIVELHHTPLGVIGAITPWNFPVLLALWKVAPALITGNTMVIKPSPFTPLSTLRFGEIAQSVLPPGVLSVVSGGNELGPQLTAHPDIAKISFTGSTETGKHVLRSAAGTIKRVTLELGGNDAAIVLPDADYRSIIPQLFWGAVGNSGQWCVGIKRLYVHRSFHQDFVTAFVDYAKQQKLGDGLDPSVTVGPVQNKMQFDKVKTFLDDIKANGQKVVLGGEVDENRPGYFIPVTVVDNPPEDSRIVQEEQFGPIVPIIAYDDVDDVIERANDSPFGLGGSVWGRDTKAAVAVANRLETGMVWVNEIHTQGVDIPFGGQKQSGLGTEHGSEGRQLFTNPKTVLIRK from the coding sequence ATGTCCGCCGTACTCAAATCCAAGCCGTCGCAGCGCCTCTTCGAAGGCGCCTATACCCTCAGCATCGCCGGCGAGCAGCGTGCCGCCACGTCGACCTTCGATGTGATGAATCCCGCGACAGGCGCGGTACTCGCGCAAGCGCCGGCCGCCACGCCGGCGCAACTGGAGGAGGCGATTGCCGCCGCGAAGAAAGCGTACAAGACGTGGTCGGCCCTCCGCTACGAGGAGCGACAGCGCTATCTGAACGCCTATGCCGATGCACTCGAAGCGCATCGCGACGAGCTGGCGCGCCTGCTGACCCAGGAGCAAGGTAAGCCGTTGACGACGATGGCCGAGCCGGAAGTCGATCAATCGATTTCGTGGATACGCCAGATCGCCGCGCGCCGCATCCCGGTCGAAATCGTCGAGGAAACGGATCAGCATATCGTCGAGCTGCATCACACGCCGCTAGGCGTCATCGGCGCCATCACGCCGTGGAACTTCCCGGTATTGCTGGCTTTATGGAAGGTCGCGCCCGCGCTGATCACCGGTAATACGATGGTGATCAAACCGTCGCCGTTCACGCCGTTGTCGACGTTGCGTTTCGGCGAAATTGCGCAATCGGTCCTGCCGCCCGGCGTGCTGTCGGTGGTGTCGGGCGGTAATGAACTGGGGCCGCAACTGACCGCGCATCCGGATATCGCGAAGATCAGCTTCACCGGTTCGACGGAGACGGGCAAGCACGTGCTGCGCTCGGCCGCGGGGACCATCAAGCGCGTGACGCTGGAGCTGGGTGGCAACGATGCCGCCATCGTGCTGCCGGACGCCGATTATCGATCAATCATCCCGCAATTGTTCTGGGGCGCGGTGGGTAATTCGGGGCAATGGTGTGTCGGCATCAAACGCCTTTACGTGCACCGCTCCTTCCACCAGGACTTCGTCACCGCGTTTGTCGATTATGCAAAGCAGCAGAAGCTGGGGGATGGCTTGGATCCCAGCGTCACCGTGGGCCCGGTTCAAAACAAGATGCAATTCGACAAGGTGAAGACCTTCCTCGATGACATCAAGGCGAATGGGCAGAAGGTCGTGTTGGGTGGCGAGGTGGACGAGAACCGTCCCGGCTATTTCATCCCGGTCACCGTCGTCGACAATCCGCCCGAAGATTCGCGTATCGTCCAGGAAGAGCAGTTCGGCCCGATCGTTCCCATCATCGCGTATGACGATGTCGACGATGTGATCGAGCGGGCAAATGACAGCCCGTTCGGTCTCGGCGGCTCCGTGTGGGGGCGCGACACGAAGGCGGCGGTGGCGGTGGCCAACCGCCTGGAGACCGGCATGGTGTGGGTGAACGAGATCCACACGCAAGGCGTCGATATCCCGTTCGGTGGGCAGAAGCAATCGGGTCTGGGCACCGAGCACGGTAGCGAAGGGCGTCAGCTCTTTACCAACCCGAAGACAGTGCTGATCCGGAAGTAA
- a CDS encoding type 1 glutamine amidotransferase domain-containing protein, which produces MKVLMILTSHDQLGDTGKKTGFWLEELAAPYYAFKDAGAEVVLASPKGGQPPLDPKSNEPSFQTALTHRFEADAAANAQLATTVRLDSVSQADFDTVFYPGGHGPLWDLAEDADSIALIESFFAANKPVALVCHAPGVLRHVKSAEGRPVVEGKRVTGFANTEEEAVGLTHIVPFLVEDELVAKGGIYSKGADWGSYVVRDGLLITGQNPASSAEAAVLLIDQLSR; this is translated from the coding sequence ATGAAAGTACTGATGATCCTGACCTCCCACGACCAACTGGGCGATACCGGCAAGAAGACGGGTTTCTGGCTGGAAGAACTGGCTGCGCCCTATTACGCATTCAAGGATGCTGGCGCCGAAGTGGTGCTGGCCTCGCCCAAGGGCGGTCAGCCGCCGTTGGATCCGAAAAGCAATGAGCCGTCTTTCCAGACCGCGCTGACCCATCGTTTCGAGGCCGATGCCGCCGCCAATGCGCAACTGGCCACGACGGTTCGCCTGGACAGCGTGTCGCAAGCGGATTTCGATACGGTCTTCTACCCGGGCGGTCACGGTCCGCTGTGGGATCTCGCCGAAGACGCCGATTCCATCGCGTTGATCGAATCCTTCTTCGCCGCCAACAAGCCGGTGGCACTGGTCTGCCATGCTCCCGGCGTGCTGCGCCACGTGAAGTCGGCAGAGGGTCGGCCGGTGGTCGAAGGTAAGCGCGTGACGGGCTTCGCCAATACCGAGGAAGAAGCGGTCGGCTTGACTCACATCGTGCCGTTCCTGGTCGAGGACGAGCTGGTGGCGAAGGGCGGCATCTATTCGAAGGGCGCCGACTGGGGCTCCTATGTGGTCCGCGACGGGCTGCTGATCACGGGCCAGAATCCGGCGTCATCGGCCGAGGCAGCGGTGCTCCTGATCGACCAGCTGTCGCGCTAA
- a CDS encoding TetR/AcrR family transcriptional regulator, with translation MNTSTAHDTSDVRRNILDTGQRIMAGKGYSGVGLNEILTASGVPKGSFYHYFGSKDAFGEALLEHYFTDYLADIDATMSLPGLTMAKRLVRYFEQWQENQSFLECQGKCLAVKLGAEVADFSDAMRAALDRGTSGIVRRLANAIEAGVAEGSVVVDGKPKAIAESLYQMWLGASVMVKIVRNPEPFQTAMVATRQLLGLPAA, from the coding sequence ATGAACACTTCAACTGCTCACGACACCTCGGATGTCCGTCGGAACATCCTCGATACCGGCCAACGCATCATGGCCGGGAAGGGATATTCGGGCGTCGGATTGAATGAAATTCTCACGGCAAGCGGTGTGCCGAAGGGCTCTTTCTACCATTACTTCGGTTCGAAGGATGCGTTCGGCGAAGCGCTGCTCGAGCACTATTTCACCGACTATCTGGCGGACATCGATGCCACGATGAGCCTGCCCGGTTTGACGATGGCGAAGCGATTGGTGCGGTACTTCGAGCAGTGGCAGGAAAACCAATCTTTCCTCGAGTGTCAGGGAAAGTGCCTGGCCGTGAAGCTCGGTGCCGAGGTGGCGGACTTTTCGGACGCCATGCGTGCGGCACTCGATCGTGGGACGTCCGGCATTGTCAGACGCTTGGCGAACGCGATCGAAGCCGGCGTCGCGGAAGGCTCGGTGGTGGTCGACGGAAAGCCGAAGGCGATTGCCGAGAGCCTGTATCAGATGTGGTTGGGTGCCAGCGTGATGGTGAAAATCGTCCGCAATCCCGAGCCGTTTCAGACCGCGATGGTGGCGACGCGCCAATTGCTGGGTCTGCCGGCTGCATAA